The Tessaracoccus aquimaris sequence GCCTCGTGATGATGGCCAACTACAACTCCGCGAAGGCCGACTACGGCAGCACCTACACACTGCTGACGGTGCTGATCGTCGTGCTCGGCGGCGTCAGCCCGCTCGGCGGCAGCGGCAAGCTGATCGGCGTCGTGTTGGCGATCACGGTGCTGCAGATCCTGCAGTCCGGGCTGAACATGTTCCCGCAGGTCAGCAACTTCTACCTGCCGCTGATCTGGGGCGCGACGCTGCTGCTGGCCATCAGCATCCCGAACATCACAGCGACACTGAGAAAGCTCACGAAGAAGGACTGATTGCAATGAAGACCACCAAGGACAAGCAGGTCGTCGTCGGAGCCGACTTCGCCGGCTTCCCGCTGAAGGAGTACGTCAAGCGGCACCTGGTCGACAACGGCTGGGAGGTCACCGACCTGACGCCCGATCCCGACACCACCCCGATGTACCACCGGGTCGGGTTCCTGATCGGCTCGAAGATCGCGGAGGGCGAGTTCGAGAAGGCGCTCGCGTTCTGCGGCACCGGCATGGGCATCCACGTCGCCGCCAGCAAGGTGCCCCATGTGCACGCCGCCGTCGCGGAGAGCGTCAAGGCGGCCAAGCGGGCCGCGGCCGCCAACGGTTGCAACGTGCTCGCCATGGGCGGCTTCTGGATCGCACCCCGACTGGGGCAGGCCATGGCCGACGCGTTCCTGCAGTCGAACCTGGGGGACGGCTACGAGGACTGGGACGGGTTCTACGACTACCACAAGCTCGGCTTCGACGAGACCGAGAACTTCGACTACGAGGCCTACAAGGCCAACGGGTTCGAGGTCGTCGAGCCGGGCACCGTCGAGATGGGACCCGAGCCGACGCGGCTCGCGTTCTGATCCACGCACGACGAGGGGCGGGTGGCAATCGCCACCCGCCCCTTTGCGCGTCGTCTCAGGCGCCGGCGAGCCAGTCGACCGAGCGTCCGAAGAGGTGGGCGTAGCCGGGCCACGCCATGAACTCTTCGGGTGCCCAGTGCGGGGAGATGTCGGAGGCGTAGGCGAGCGTGCGGCCCTTGCCGTACTCGCGCACGGCAAGCAGCGGCCTGCCCTCCACCTCGGCGAGCACCCGCGCGTCGTCGCGGGGGGTGAGCTTCTGGTAGCCGAGGATCGCGGGCCAGGTGGCGTCCAGGCCGGCGGTGATCGGGTGGTCGGCGTCGGTCACGACACCCTCCACGCCCTCAGGCGTCTCGACGCGGTCGTCGTAGGGGAGGATCGTCACCGGCAGCACCTCCTCGACGGCGGTGTCGTGGTAGTTGGCCTTCGCCTGGAAGCCCTGGAAGCTCAGGTAGCCGCCCGCCATCATGAGACCGCCGCCGCCGTCGACCCACTCGCGCAGCAGTTTCAGCCGGTTGGGGGCCCGCAGGCCCTCCTCGAAGACCTGCGGGGGAAGAAGCAGGCTGTTGGCGCCGATGTCGGAGAGGATGACGACGTCGTAGGCTCCGAGCTCCTCCAGCGTCAGCGGGAAGTCGGCCGCCACATCGTGCGAGCGCAGGTGCGTCACCTCGTGGCCCTCCGCTGCCAGCGCCTCGAGCAGTCGGGCGCACCCGATGTGCACCTGTGTGTGCGGGAAGGCGTCGTAACCCTTGTGGTCGACGACGGCACTGATCCAGGACTCTCCTGCCAGCAGCACCTTGGCCATGGCGTCTCCTTGCGTGACGGTGTCGCTGCGGTGCGACGGGGGTCTCACAAGGCTAGCGGCCCCGGCCTCCGAGGGGAGACCGGGGCCGCTGCCGTGGACTGGCTCAGGCGTTCTTGGCCGCGATGGCGTCGGCGACCGCCGCGACATCGGGGATCTTGATGGCGCTGTCGCTTCCGCCGATCATGACGACGCCGAACTCCTTCGTCGAGACGAAGCAGGTCGCCATGTCGGTACTGGTGCCACACGCGACGCGATCGCCGCTGGACTTCACCTTGTCGGCGAGGCCCAGCGACCACGTTTCGACGTCCAGGTCGTCACCAAAGGCCATCACGGTCATCTGCCCCGGGGTGCCCTGCTTCTCGTAGACGACGAAGACGTCGGCGATGGTGCTGGCCTTCCACCCGTTGACGTCGGCCGGGATGTCGTCGAGGGAGATCTCGGGCATTTCACCTGGATCGGTTCCCGGCTCGCTCGGCTGGGGGGCCGGCTCGCTCGGCTGGGGCGCTGGCTCGCTGGGCTGCGGCGCGGGCTCGCTGGGCTGAGGCTCCGGCTCCGTCGGCTTGGGCGAGGGCTTGTCAGTCGGCTTGGGCTGCGCCTGTGTCGAGGTCGGCTTGGGCTCGGCCGCCCCGCCGTCGCCCCTGGTGAGGAAGAAGATGACAACGCCGATGATGCCGATCAGCAGGATCGCGCCACCGATGATCAGCGGCAGCTTGGAGCCGCCACCGCCGCCGCCCTGAGGGCCTCCGCCGCCCTGCGTGAAGGCCTGCGTTTGGTCGTAGGACTGCTGAGAGCCCTGGTAGCCCTGGCCACCCTGGGGATAGCCGCCCTGCTGGTAGCCGCCCTGGCCGCCCTGTCCGTAGCCGCCCTGACCGCTCTGCGGGTAACCGCCCTGGCCGCCTTGGCCGTAGCCGCCCTGGGCGCCTTGGCCGCCCTGGGGGTATCCGCCGCCTTGGCCGTAGCCGCCCTGGCCGCCTTGGCCGCCCTGCGGGTATCCGCCGCCCTGGCCGTAGCCTCCCTGACCGCCTTGACCGCCCTGCGGGTATCCACCCTGGCCGCCGTTCCAACTCTGATTGCTCATATGCCCTCCTCGTGCGCCACAAGACTACGGTGCGGCCTGGTCAGTACCGTCACCGTTCCGCGCCCCGCGCACCCTCTTCCTTCACCGCTGGCCTAGAGTCGGGCCATGGCAATCACGATGGTCGCGCTGCTCGACGGAACCCTCATTGACCCGGCTCAGCCCATCGTCAGGGCGGACGACCAGGGCGTCGTCCGCGGTGACGGTGTCTTCGACGCCCTGCTGGCGGTCGACGGCGAGGCGCGCGACCTGGAGGCGCACCTTGACCGCCTGGGCGTCTCGGCAGGGCTTCTCCACCTACCCGCCCCCGACCGGGCAGGCTTCGGCCGCGCCGTCGACGCCGTCCTCGCGGCCTGGGATTGGGCCGCCTCGCCCGAGGCGGTGCTGCGGATGATCCACACCCGGGGGCCGAGGGCATCGAGGAGCCCAACGGGTGGGTGATGGCCGCCCCACTCGACGCCGCCTCGCGCAGGCAGCGCACTGAGGGGGTGCGGGTGCTGCTGCTCGACCGCGGCTTCGACGGCACCCAGATCGCCGACCTGCCGTGGCTGCTGCCAGGAGCCAAGTCGCTGTCCTACGGGATCAACATGGCCGCCAAACGCTACGCGGTCGCCAACGGGGCCGACGACGTCGTGTTCACCACCCCAGAGCGGGCGCTGCTCGAGGGCCCCACCTCCTCGGTGGTGCTCGACCTCGACGGCGAACTCGTCACCCCTCCGCTGGACGGCATCCTTCGCTCCATCACCATCGACGACCTGGCCACCGCCGCAGAGTCGGCGGGCCTCACCATGCGGTTCGCGCCGCTGCACGCCGACGACTTCGCCCGCTGCCGAGGCGCATGGCTGCTCTCCAGCGGACGCATCCTCGCCCGCATCACGCACGTCGACGGGGACCCGCTACCAACCTCGCCGCTGAACGCCGACCTGGTCACACTGCTGGACGTGCCCGGCGCATGAGCCTCGTCCCCTCCGACATCGCCTACGGCGACCTGCCGGGGGAGGCGCGCCGGCTGCTGGACAAGGTCGCGGCGCGCGCCCGAGGGCTGCTCGGCGCCCATCTGAGCGTCGAACGCGACGACGGCCGCGTCACGGCCCGGATCATGGAGGTCGAGGCCTACGGCGGCGGGTTCGACCCGGGCTCACACGCCTACCGCGGGCCTTCCGCCCGCAACGCGGCGATGTTCGGCCCGCCGCTGCACGCCTACGTCTACCGCCACATGGGGCTGCACACCTGCTTCAACGTGGTCGTCGCCGTCGACGGCACCCCCACCGGGGTGCTGATCCGTGCGGGAGAGATCGTCGAGGGCCTCGAGGCGGCGCGCGCCAGGCGCTCGGCAAAGGGGCGCACCCGCTCCGACAACGACCTGGCCGCGGGGCCCGCCCGGCTGACCGTCGCGCTCGGCATCACGCTCGCCGACGTCGGGGCACCTCTTGACGGCAGCACGGGGATCACCTTGACGCCGCGTCCCGGCCCTGAGCCGACGATCGCCTCCGGCCCCCGCATCGGGCTCGGAAAGGCGACCGACTTTCCGCTGCGGTTCTGGATCGAGGGGGATCCGAGCGTCTCGCGCTGAGCCGCGCTTCGTGACCTCTGGACCTCTGACGAGGTCTTTGGCACAGTGGTGTCACCGCCATCGCTTGTCAGGAGGTCACATGGACCTGAGTTCGGTTCCCCTGTGGCCCACCGCGCTGCTCGCCTGCGTGGTGCTCGCAGACGCCGCGATGTCGCTGCGGCCGCCCGGATTCATCCGCGACTGCCTCGACGGGGTCCGCTTTCCGCGCGACTGGTGGTGGCTGCTGATCTACGTGAAACTTCTCGCGGTCGCCGGTCTGGTCGCCGGCTTCTGGCTGCCCGGGATCGGAGTGGCCGCGAACGTGGGCGTCGTCGCCTACTTCGTCGCCGCCGTGATCGCGCACGTCCGGGCCCGGTTCTACGGCCGCGTCTTCTTCGTCAACTGTCTCGGCATGCTGGCGCTCGCCTTGGCGACCCTCGCGCTGACGCTGCTGCTGTGAGGCCCGGGGCGCTCAGCCCTGGAAGTCGAGGATCCGCTCGATGGCCTCCGCGATGGCCCCGGGACCCGCGGCGAAGCTGATCCGCACCGTCCGATGGCCGTTGGCCGCGTCAAAGTCGGTGCCGGGCGTGAGCGCGACGCCCGTGGCATCGAGCAGCGCCGCCGCGTACGCGCTCGAGTCGGCGTACCTGTCGAGTTGTGGGCCCAGATCCGCGTAGTAGTAGAAGGCGCCGTCCGCGGGCGCCGCGACGCCCCAGCCCAGCCTGTCGTGCGCTCCGAGCAGCAGCCTGCGGGCCTCGGCGAAGCCCTCCAGCGCCGCGTCGCACTCGGCGTAACTCGCCTGCGTGAACGCCTCGAGCGCGGCGTGCTGGGCGGGCGCGGGCGGGCAGAGCGCCAGGTTGCCCGCCAGTGCGTCGACGGCCTCGACCAGGCCGGGCGGCAGCACCAGCCATCCCAGCCGCCAGCCCGTCATGCCCCAGTACTTGCTGAACGACGACACCACCAGCGCGCCGTCGCCGAACTCGAGCGCCGAGACGCCACGGGAACCGGCATAGGTCACGCCGTGGTAGATCTCGTCGCTGACCAGCAGCACGTCGTGCTCCGCGCACCAGGCGGTGAGTGCGGCCAACTCGTCGCGCGTCACCATGGTGCCGGTCGGGTTGGCCGGGGAGGCGAGGATCAGGCCGCGGAGCGGGGAGCGGGCGTGTTCGGCGGCCACCTGTTCGACCGTCGGCTGGAACCGCACCTCGGGTCCGCAGTCGAGGTCGACGACCCGGCAGCCGAGCGAGGAGAGGATGTTGCGGTAGGCCGGGTACCCGGGCCGTGCGAGCGCCACGGCGTCGCCGTGGTCGAACGCGGCGAGGAAGGCCAGCAGGAAGCCCCCCGATGAGCCGGTCGTGATGGCGAACCGGCGGGGGTCGACGTCGAGGCCGTACCAGCGCCGGTAGTGGCCGGCCAGGGCCTCGCGCAGCGGCGCGATGCCAAGGGCCGGTGTGTAGCCGAACGGCGTCCCGGCCGCATGCAGTTCCGCGGCCGCACGGTTGACGTCGGAGGGAGCGCCGCCCGCCGGTTCGCCCGCGCACAGCGAGATCACGTCGCGACCCGACGCGCGCAGCCGGGCGACCCTGTCCAGCACCGTCATCACCTCGAACGGCGGAACCTCGGATCGCATGGACGGCATGGGCCGAGGCTACCGCGCGGTTGCCGGGCCCCGAGAGGCCGACCGTGAGGCGCGCCGAGCCCGCGGACCACCGGTCGATCCTGTCCGCCCCCGCCGCGGAGAGTGCCATCCGGGGCGGCGCCGATAGAGTGAGGCCATGCCACGCGTCGTTGTCAACGTCATGCCAAAGCCCGAGATCCTCGATCCGCAGGGAAAGGCCGTCACCGGGGCCCTTCAGCGGCTCGGTTTCCAGGGCCTCTCCGTGCGTCAGGGCAAGCGCTTCGAGGTCGAGGTCGACGGCGACGTCACGCCCGAGGTGCTCGCCCAGATCGAGCGGGCCGCCGAGACCCTGTTCGCCAACACGGTGATCGAGTCCTACGACGTGGTGACGAACTGATGCCGCGCATCGGCGTCGTCACGTTCCCAGGGTCGCTCGACGACCAGGACGCGCTGCGCGCCGTGCGGATCGCGGGCGCCGAGCCCGTGCCGCTGTGGCACGGCTCCGACTCGGTCGACGGCGTCGACGCGATCATCCTGCCCGGCGGCTTCTCCTACGGCGACTACCTGCGCTGCGGAGCCATCGCCCGCTTCAGCCCCGTGATGTCGACCGTCATCGACGCGGCGAACAAGGGCATGCCCGTGCTCGGCATCTGCAACGGCTTCCAGGTGCTGTGCGAGGCTCACCTGCTCGAGGGCGCCATGATCCGCAACGCCGGGCAGCAGTTCGTCTGCCGCGACGAGCGACTCCGGGTCGAGACCGTCGACACCATCTGGACGTGCGCCTTCGAGAAGGGCGACGAGATCACCATCACGCTGAAGAACGGTGAGGGCAACTACCAGGCCTCACCCGAGACGCTGAAGCGCCTCGAGGACAACGACCAGATCGTGTTCCGCTACCTCGACAACCCCAACGGCTCCGCCAACGACATCGCGGGCATCACCAACGAGCGCGGCAACGTCGTCGGCCTGATGCCGCACCCGGAGCACAACGTCGAGGAGTTGACCTCCCCGACCGTTGACGGGCTGAGGTTCTTCCAGTCGGTCCTGCAGTTCCTGTCCTCGCGCGTCTGAGGCGCCGACGCCGGGTTCGGCACCACACCTCGGGGGTGGTTGGATGGTCAACATGTCAGCCAACCTCACCCAGTTCGAGACCGCCGACCGCGCAGGGGCGGTCACCCTCCACTCGTACCGCGTCGACGTCGACGTGCGCGACGCCGTCTCCCCGGAGGTGCCCGGCTATCCGGTCGCGACGACCATCGAGCTGACCGCAACCGGCGACACCTGGCTCGACTTCATCGGTGCGGCCGTCACGGCTGTCACCGTCGACGGCGAGGCCCGCGAGGTCGACTACGACGGCGCCCGGATCCGGTTGACGGGGCTCCCCGAGGCGCGCTGCACAGTCCGCGTCGAGGCGACGGCGCTGTATTCGCGCACCGGCGAGGGCCTGCACCGCTTCGTCGACCCGGCAGACGGGCAGACGTACCTGTACACCCAGTACGAGCCCGCCGACGCGCGGCGCGTCTTCCCCAACTTCGAGCAGCCCGACCTGCGAGCCCCGTTCACCTTCTCGTTGACCGGCCCCGACGGCTGGTGGTTCGGATCGAACCAGCCGAAGGCGTCCCGGGAGGTCGTCGCCGACGGCGTCGTCCGGGTCCAGTTCGAGCCGACCGAGGTGCTCTCCACCTACATCACGTGCCTCTGTGCTGGGCCGTACCACCGCGTCACCGACCGGTGGGAGGGCATGGAACTCGGCCTGCTCTGCCGCGAGAGCCTCGCCCGCTACCTCGACGCCGAGGAACTGTTCCGCCTGACCCGCGAGGCGCTCACCTGGTTCACCGAGAACTTCGGCCCGTACCCGTGGGGCGCCAAGTACGACCAGATCTTCGTCCCCGAATACAACCTCGGAGCGATGGAGAACCCGGGACTTGTCACCTTCACCGAGGCCTACCTGTTCCGCTCGCCTGCCACGCCCTATCAACTGCAGGCCCGCGCCAACACCCTGGTGCATGAGATGAGCCACATGTGGTTCGGCGACCTCGTCACCTGCCGCTGGTGGGGGGACCTGTGGCTGAAGGAGTCCTTCGCCGAGTTCATGGGCAGCCACGTCTCCGTCGAGGCCAACGGGTTCGCCGACGGCTGGGTCAACTTTGCCACCGGCCGCAAGGTCGGCGCCTACCAGGCCGACTCGATGCCGACCACGCACCCGATCGTCGCCCGGATCGACGACCTGGAGGCCGCCAAGACGAACTTCGACCGGATCACCTACTCGAAGGGCTCCGCGGCCCTGACCCAACTGGTCCACTACGTCGGCCTCGACGCGTTCCTCGCGGGCGCCCGCCGCTACTTCGCGGAGCACGCCTTCTCCGCTGCCACGCTGCAGGACTTCGTCGCGGCCCTCGACGCCGAGACCGACGCCGACCTCAGTGGCTGGATCGCGGCGTGGCTGGAGAGCGCGGGCCACGACACGCTCCGCCCCGTCACCGTCCTTGACGACGAGGGTCGCGTCGCGGGCCTCACCATCGAGCGGATCGGCCCGGACTCGGCCCGCCGCCCGCACGCCACCACCGTCGGCCTCTACGAACTGCGCGACGGCAGGCTCGAACTCGCCGAGCGGCAGGCGGTCACGCTGCACGACGACGCGACCCGCGTCGACTTCGCCCGGGGAGACCTCGCGCCAGACCTGGTGCTCGTCAACGACCAGGACCACACCTTCGCGGCGGTCGCGCTCGACGAACGCGGCCGCGAGGTGCTGCTCGGTCACATCGGCGACCTCGAACCGCTTGCGCGCGCCGTCGCCTGGACGGCCCTCTGGACCGAGTTGCGGGCGGGCGCCATCACCGCCCGCCAGTTCGTCGCCGCGGTGCTCGCCGCCCGTGAGAAGCAGAGCGGGCTCCTGACCGCCGTGCTCGGGTGGTCCATGACGGCCGTGTCCTGCTACGCGGCCGAGCCGGACGCCACCCCCTCGCCGCATTCTGGCGTGACGGGGCCCGCGCGGCGCTGCTGGGGGCCGAGCCCGGCTCGGCGGAGCAACTGCTGTGGGCGAAGGCCTACCTGCGGGCCGCGTCCCTGGCGCCCGAGGATGTCCGTTGGCTGCTCGCCGACGGCGCCGTGCCCGGCCTCGAGGCATCGGTCGACCTCACGTGGCTGGCGTGGGAGTCCCTCGCGACGCAGGGCTCCGTCACGGACGCCGAACTGGACGCGGTGCTCGCCACCGACGACACCGCCGCGGGACGGGTGTCACGGCTGCGCTGCTGGGCGTCGCAGCCCGACCCGCTCGTCAAGGCCGAGGCGTGGCGACGGGCACACGTCGTGGGCGGAGAGACCAACGAGCAGGTCGACGCGCTGATGGCGGGGTACAACGCGCTGGGCCAGGGCAGGCTGCGCGCGCCGTTCGTCGGGCCGTACTTCGAGATGCTGCTTCCCGTGTGGCAGGAGCACCCCATCGAGATCGCGATGCGCCTGGTGCGGGCAGGGTTCCCGGACCGTGGCCACGTGGACGCCGCGGACTGGCTCGCGGCGAACCCGACGGCCCCACGCACGCTGCGCAGGCTCGTGATCGAGGGGGCCTACGAGGCCGAGGTCGCCGCGGACGCCCGCAAGGCGGCCAAGCCGCGCCCAGGGCTGCCGAACCTCGGCGACTGAGGGCTCAGCCCCGCGCGAACAGTTCGGCCTGCGCGTCCAGCCAAGCAGGCAGCGTCGGGGCGTCGTCGACGGTGTAGACGGAGTACTCCGGGCAGCCGTCGAGGACCGTGACGTCGTCCCTGGCGTGATCCGGCAGGAAGGCGAGCAGGGTGTCGTCGCGGCGGTGCGTCACGAGCAGGTTGCCGTTGGCCTCGAGCGCGACGGGTGCGTAGTCGGCGGGGTCGAACGGGATCTCGAGATCCTCGTCCTCCCATGCCC is a genomic window containing:
- a CDS encoding RpiB/LacA/LacB family sugar-phosphate isomerase — protein: MKTTKDKQVVVGADFAGFPLKEYVKRHLVDNGWEVTDLTPDPDTTPMYHRVGFLIGSKIAEGEFEKALAFCGTGMGIHVAASKVPHVHAAVAESVKAAKRAAAANGCNVLAMGGFWIAPRLGQAMADAFLQSNLGDGYEDWDGFYDYHKLGFDETENFDYEAYKANGFEVVEPGTVEMGPEPTRLAF
- a CDS encoding glutamine amidotransferase, whose amino-acid sequence is MAKVLLAGESWISAVVDHKGYDAFPHTQVHIGCARLLEALAAEGHEVTHLRSHDVAADFPLTLEELGAYDVVILSDIGANSLLLPPQVFEEGLRAPNRLKLLREWVDGGGGLMMAGGYLSFQGFQAKANYHDTAVEEVLPVTILPYDDRVETPEGVEGVVTDADHPITAGLDATWPAILGYQKLTPRDDARVLAEVEGRPLLAVREYGKGRTLAYASDISPHWAPEEFMAWPGYAHLFGRSVDWLAGA
- a CDS encoding aminotransferase class IV, with the translated sequence MAITMVALLDGTLIDPAQPIVRADDQGVVRGDGVFDALLAVDGEARDLEAHLDRLGVSAGLLHLPAPDRAGFGRAVDAVLAAWDWAASPEAVLRMIHTRGPRASRSPTGG
- a CDS encoding aminotransferase class IV, producing the protein MAAPLDAASRRQRTEGVRVLLLDRGFDGTQIADLPWLLPGAKSLSYGINMAAKRYAVANGADDVVFTTPERALLEGPTSSVVLDLDGELVTPPLDGILRSITIDDLATAAESAGLTMRFAPLHADDFARCRGAWLLSSGRILARITHVDGDPLPTSPLNADLVTLLDVPGA
- a CDS encoding DNA-3-methyladenine glycosylase, with the protein product MSLVPSDIAYGDLPGEARRLLDKVAARARGLLGAHLSVERDDGRVTARIMEVEAYGGGFDPGSHAYRGPSARNAAMFGPPLHAYVYRHMGLHTCFNVVVAVDGTPTGVLIRAGEIVEGLEAARARRSAKGRTRSDNDLAAGPARLTVALGITLADVGAPLDGSTGITLTPRPGPEPTIASGPRIGLGKATDFPLRFWIEGDPSVSR
- a CDS encoding DoxX family protein codes for the protein MDLSSVPLWPTALLACVVLADAAMSLRPPGFIRDCLDGVRFPRDWWWLLIYVKLLAVAGLVAGFWLPGIGVAANVGVVAYFVAAVIAHVRARFYGRVFFVNCLGMLALALATLALTLLL
- a CDS encoding pyridoxal phosphate-dependent aminotransferase — its product is MPSMRSEVPPFEVMTVLDRVARLRASGRDVISLCAGEPAGGAPSDVNRAAAELHAAGTPFGYTPALGIAPLREALAGHYRRWYGLDVDPRRFAITTGSSGGFLLAFLAAFDHGDAVALARPGYPAYRNILSSLGCRVVDLDCGPEVRFQPTVEQVAAEHARSPLRGLILASPANPTGTMVTRDELAALTAWCAEHDVLLVSDEIYHGVTYAGSRGVSALEFGDGALVVSSFSKYWGMTGWRLGWLVLPPGLVEAVDALAGNLALCPPAPAQHAALEAFTQASYAECDAALEGFAEARRLLLGAHDRLGWGVAAPADGAFYYYADLGPQLDRYADSSAYAAALLDATGVALTPGTDFDAANGHRTVRISFAAGPGAIAEAIERILDFQG
- the purS gene encoding phosphoribosylformylglycinamidine synthase subunit PurS; translated protein: MPRVVVNVMPKPEILDPQGKAVTGALQRLGFQGLSVRQGKRFEVEVDGDVTPEVLAQIERAAETLFANTVIESYDVVTN
- the purQ gene encoding phosphoribosylformylglycinamidine synthase subunit PurQ: MPRIGVVTFPGSLDDQDALRAVRIAGAEPVPLWHGSDSVDGVDAIILPGGFSYGDYLRCGAIARFSPVMSTVIDAANKGMPVLGICNGFQVLCEAHLLEGAMIRNAGQQFVCRDERLRVETVDTIWTCAFEKGDEITITLKNGEGNYQASPETLKRLEDNDQIVFRYLDNPNGSANDIAGITNERGNVVGLMPHPEHNVEELTSPTVDGLRFFQSVLQFLSSRV
- a CDS encoding ERAP1-like C-terminal domain-containing protein — protein: MVHDGRVLLRGRAGRHPLAAFWRDGARAALLGAEPGSAEQLLWAKAYLRAASLAPEDVRWLLADGAVPGLEASVDLTWLAWESLATQGSVTDAELDAVLATDDTAAGRVSRLRCWASQPDPLVKAEAWRRAHVVGGETNEQVDALMAGYNALGQGRLRAPFVGPYFEMLLPVWQEHPIEIAMRLVRAGFPDRGHVDAADWLAANPTAPRTLRRLVIEGAYEAEVAADARKAAKPRPGLPNLGD